A section of the bacterium genome encodes:
- a CDS encoding ABC transporter substrate-binding protein produces the protein MAGRRVCTGGVALCLVAVVICALPGTVFPQAARPMVRFGTVGLDGTYYLPIIMALQKGYFEQQGIQTEAVQIGPDDNLVRAVAGGALPMGIPEVSIAVNGNAHGAPVTVIAGLLDRYPYDLTVKPAIKSYADLRGKTLAHWTVAPEVSTTLIRRLLESHGLKEGEYNIIAGGNMPTRYAALNRGAVDGAILTVPYNLVARKDGFTVLGGLYDIPAVFAGVIANSNWAAKNRMLAVAWLKAVILGFRYVTDPSHRDEVVKVMADRTKIDPAIVGTTYDQLYREQSYLVSWQLLPSQRSMQGVVDILASIGQIPKDAVTSRYFQLTYVTQALQELGR, from the coding sequence ATGGCGGGGCGCAGGGTGTGTACGGGCGGGGTGGCGTTGTGCCTCGTTGCCGTGGTGATCTGTGCGTTACCGGGGACGGTGTTCCCGCAGGCTGCGCGGCCAATGGTGCGCTTCGGTACGGTCGGATTGGACGGCACCTATTATCTCCCGATCATCATGGCGCTGCAAAAGGGATATTTTGAGCAGCAGGGCATTCAGACGGAAGCCGTTCAAATCGGACCAGACGATAATCTGGTGCGCGCCGTGGCGGGAGGAGCGCTCCCGATGGGGATCCCCGAGGTGAGCATTGCCGTCAACGGGAACGCGCATGGGGCTCCTGTGACGGTCATCGCAGGCCTCCTCGATCGCTACCCCTACGACTTGACGGTGAAGCCGGCCATCAAGTCGTACGCGGATTTGCGCGGGAAGACCTTGGCCCACTGGACGGTCGCGCCGGAAGTGAGCACGACGTTGATCAGAAGGCTGCTGGAGAGCCACGGATTGAAGGAGGGGGAGTACAATATCATCGCGGGCGGCAACATGCCAACCCGCTATGCGGCCCTCAACCGGGGGGCCGTCGACGGCGCGATCCTGACGGTACCCTATAACCTCGTGGCTCGAAAGGACGGGTTCACCGTCCTCGGCGGCTTGTATGACATTCCGGCTGTGTTCGCCGGCGTCATCGCCAACTCCAACTGGGCGGCAAAGAACAGGATGCTCGCGGTCGCGTGGCTGAAGGCGGTCATCCTGGGATTCCGGTACGTGACCGATCCATCCCACCGGGATGAGGTTGTGAAGGTGATGGCCGATCGGACGAAAATCGATCCGGCGATCGTCGGCACCACGTACGATCAGTTGTACCGCGAACAATCGTATCTGGTAAGCTGGCAGCTGCTTCCCAGCCAACGATCGATGCAGGGCGTCGTCGATATCCTCGCCAGCATCGGGCAAATTCCCAAGGATGCCGTGACCTCGCGGTATTTTCAACTCACATACGTGACTCAAGCATTGCAGGAGCTGGGACGCTAG